The Rhopalosiphum maidis isolate BTI-1 chromosome 2, ASM367621v3, whole genome shotgun sequence genome segment ACAAGATCTTGATCGTGGTATACGTTTATCAATCATGggctacttaaatatattcctGCAACTGTATCAACCACGAATACGGTCCATGGAAATTGGAGGGTTTGATTGTAGTCGCGCATGGACTAAGCacgtgattataaatattgttctatGATACCACCAAAGCATATAttgttgtgtatatatatatatatatatatatatggatacCACTAAATAATGATACTGATAACCAAAAACGATACTACTACTTAAATAAgtagttaaaatatcatatccaAATGATATATGTCTAAATACCATGCGGGTACTTACTGCTTGGTGTGGtaaattttttgtagtttaaaatttgcTTTTGTCTGATATCCTAATTCCGATTTTCCGTTTACATGTTAGAAATGTGTTACAGATTCGTCGGTTAATCGAAACTCTATTCTTGTAATAGTGTAACCCCGCCGAGTCACAACCGTCAAAGAcaactgtaatttattattagttcttAGTATTACTATTACAATGTCGACCTAAACTATACACGTGGATGTGAACAATCAGTAAGTAGCAATCTTTAAAATAGGTTttgtctaataaaaaattgtatttcattttttaaattttcttatcagtgtattacattatttaataaacaagtaATATCCATATAGTgtaaaatatggaaaatacaaaataatagttttaaggtCGTTCTTACAATGTACAGTTAGTGTTTAATAACGCTAACCAGCAGAATTTCTTATGTGTTAACTGATAGAATTTTACCGGTCGGTCTTAACCAACACTTAACTGGACAATGTAAGAATAGcccttaatatattattttattagttattgttccttacaatttattctatatttactattttaaataaatagatagatGTTAGTAAagattatgtacctattatcctagttcataatatgtacatatcaacaaactacaataatgaataaattaatatattttttaaaaatctgttattacagtttgtttaatatttcttttatttttgtaaaaatgtaaacattaattataaggaaatttaatttacacttattttccatttcactatattgtataagaatgactaaaaatattgactaccAATGTGTGAAATCACAATCATTGTACTCAATGCCctgcttaattttttgttcttactgtaataaaaatattatttgtttgtttaaaataacaaaaaaaagattcattttattttgagttattGAGAGAAAAACactattaagtttaatagtaGTTTCAAGGGGATTTCGATGTAGTTGagataagaaacaaatttgaGAGTGACATTTGACATAATAAGAATctacttaaaatatctattttgatttttctaacaTACCTACTTTGtaagaattgtttttaaatatttgttagaaACATTATTTCTAAAGGGTCCTTTTAAGGACCATTATCAGTTCTTTTCAGAGCTTCTAGAAAAGCTAATATAGATTTGATTTGTAaactgatttaattaaaattgtgtatgtattttcgattgaatttaataaaaaaatgtctgtcTACTCTCTACTATGCAGTGTTCTTTATACAAAATCCAATACATCAAATGTCTATTCATAATTCttacttattatatgtattcaaatttgtttctttttcacaagttcaattttatatgttCTTTGcatcaaatcaaaataattataataattttgaccttctctgtatttttatttagtcctATTCTTTCTACTGCTTGCCCTATGGTTTTGACAACTTTGGAGTAACCCATAGTGGGTTTCTGTAGAACCTAAATCTGATACTGGTTAATGGTACTTTGGTTGATTCTACTAGAATCTTCAAAGCATCTAGAAGCATTTTCTCCAATGCGGTGTTATTTAGTAACAAATTAACACATTGTTTAAAACCTTTATCAACTATGAATGCttcagaaatataattttgtcaatattatatatacatagtcctttttttcacaaaatacCTTAATTTGatctaaactaaaaataagagtgtaattttgtaattgataGTTCGGTTgacgtataataaatgttataccaGGTCCAgacatagtataaaatattaaactttaacaaAAACTTAACTTTCTCAATATAGACAGGACTatctaaattacattttttaaaacacaatcCATGTTTTATTGGCTCTGTATGGATCTGGCtttctgtaataaaataaaagatctaAATCAGTTTACTTAGTTTCTATTTTTAGCTTTTcttttgagttttaaaaataattagtaaattctTGTTGTACACGAgaaaatcttatattttttcaatcaagGTAAGTATGCTGTGCTTTGAGCACAGTAAGATGGGATAAATGTGTCTTATTATtgtggatttttatttttaattgtctatTAACAAGGTCAAGgtgtgtataatgtttaataaatataaactaaatctttaacttgatttttaatatcctGTACATAGATATGTATTTTCCCACTCCAGTATTAAAAACTGAGCATGCCGCTGTcatttagtatacattttaaaatctatatcataattatactattatataataatttttacttttggttcatagacataataataataatgttaatagaaataaaaatagatttattaatatgttaattaatgttaacatGTCTTTGTTTTAACTAAACAAATCTCGTTACTATGAACATTACTTTTGTCTTTTCATATTCTcatggatattttatataatagtaactagtaagaagtttaatattaatttaatattagaaaatctttgaaataaactataatttttataattatttttttaaccttattacttaattttaattctatagatctctttaattttaaaaattttaaaatagtttctaAACCTAATTATAtgctttttacatttttattttctatactcaATTAACTgagataatactatatactttttatttaaataatgtttatggtttattatttgtgtttatttagaTGTTATAAACTtaccaaataaaaatcttttaaaatttctaagtatcattatttagtactaaaagtattttacaGGTGTATTATGGGAAAAATAAAGAGAAAAAGTCtagattcattaaaaaaattgcggCGGTCAAAACGGCGACGATCTTCTaagaaatttattgaaaaaaaaactgtatctAAAACACTAACTATGGACATTAATAAACCAAATGTAAATGTTGTTGAGTCTGATGAGGTTATTGAGGATGATGACAATTCACTTCCTACTGATATACTTAAAAGTATGAAAACTGTTTCTTCCAAAGTAACAAAACCAGACATTATAAGTGAtgaaattatagatattactaatattactgATGAAAATATTGCAATTGAAAATTTCCAAACTGTAGATCGTAAAAAAACAACTCTGAACATCGataataatgacataatagatattactaatattactatCACATgtgataaatatgaaaatgtccCTAAACAATTTTCTAGTGATACAATATTGtctgatgatgatgatgatgatgatgatagtAATGATGATGGTAGTGATGATGATGTTCAAATTATTGATGTTACTAATCGTGACTCTATTGAACTTATTACTATATCGGATGACAGTGATGAAGAAAATACATCAAATCAAAATTCTATTGAAAACCCAATTAGTTCTAAACCTGTAGACAAATGTCTAGATATTTGCACAAAAAGCATAATTAAAAGCTCATATAATAGTCCTTTACGCAACCGTAAAAGGAGATGGGATGAAGAAAATATAACTAGATTGGATAATAACTTAGGAGCATTTGTtattgataaacaaaaaatttctaataacAAACAGAATCTTTCACAGAATTTCATCACGTTGGAACAAAAAGCTTTTAAAATTTCCAAGCCACATGTATCTTCAACCGTTACGACTTCTAATGCTAATAGAAAGCTACGGCCAATTGTCATTGATGGTTTAAATATTGGACATGCGTgagttttatttcttattttttttaattatttcattactataaaaatagtagtagattgtaaaaacattagaatcaaaaaaaatatttaatgtaatattaacaaaattacttggaaaaattctaattttatcttttcaatacagttttatacattatgaaaatgtttaattctaacttaaagttttaattgtcatataaatatattaaattacctaatttactttttttagacATGGTTCAGGAACGTTTTCTGGAAAAGGCAttgaattatgtatacaatttttcactGATCTAGGACATACAGATGTAATAGCATTCATTCCACAACATCGACAGGGACCACCTGGGTCTGAATCAAATACCATCTTAAATAAGTTGGTTAAAAAAGGACAAATTTGTTTTACTCCTAGCAGAAAAGTCCAAAACCTAAGGATGACATGTCATGATGAtcggtaatttaaattagtttattaacaaacttattaaattttgttcataACTGTTGGTTTTCTAATGAAATTTGCTTTTTAGAAAGAGAATTATACTTAGGTTAGCCCACAGTAAAATTAGTTTACattttgtatgtaattatttccATAGTTTTATCCAAGCATTGGAAATTTAATTCAGATTATActtgtagtttattttaaaaattttttcttccgtaataaaaatgaaaatttaaaaaattgagaaCTCCTttcatataatgtttatgaatttgtttgacaaatttagattaataatgtaatgcttatcatgtaaaaatatatcttaatattattattacagtaaatagttttaaaaataatattcatcatgtatctaatttattattattattattattatttcatagaattatacttaaatatgccCATCAATGTGGTGGAGTAGTTGTTTCAAATGATAACTATCGAGATTTATATGATGAAAGCGAAGCATTCAAAGAAATCATTGAAaacaggtaaaataataatttatttttcatactcattatgtataaatataaaatttaaaaataaacatttaagatttaacattattacaaaataataatatttctatacatatatatattgttttaatattgttataattacttttgtgtataaagaaatataaaaaaaaatttaagtttccttttttatataaattccaaatgttaacaattaaaatgtattttatttttttcaactaattagatgtattttttataaattgatttttgttaaaaaataattttttcatttctagGCAAGTAATGGTTACATTTGTCAGGGATCAGATAATTGTTCCAGAAGATCAATACAATCGAAGATCAACTATTCGGTCTCTTTCAGATATTTTACGTTTTCCtgaatagatttaattaaaagtgatattttaattataaatgaagtactttataattttttttttattatttttcatacctaATTCAAGTTTAATGTGAAAAACATTTGtaatgcaaattaaaaaatatctaatatattattatttaaaaaaaattgaagactgataactaatattgttaattacattgaaaaaaaaaaaaatgtaaaataatgtgatTTTAGTTTACTGTTTCAAAATACtataacaattacaattataagttattcgtcgtattaaagtgttttatttgaagttaagttattatttaaaattttaataactgggCAACTGCTGTCTAGTGAGGATCTAGTATACCATACTATTAAATAGCTCACTGTGATGTATTGAACTTGAATCATTTTCTGTAATTTTGAGCAAAGACAATctgtcaatatattttgttaaatatttatatagttattagtttattttttcatgagTACACttatgaataacaatatagtagaaactaatttttgctataaataaatattatacattatattgaataatataaataggttcatggtataagtaataaattacttgaaataaatataaacatttttaaaatgttgcatgcataaaataataataaatatacccaggaaccaaaatattcaaatccatttgaattataatttttaaattataactaaataaatactaaaactgttattttttgttaaaatattccatgtttattgttttagtcAGACATAACTTTGGGGAGAGGGGTTCAAGAGTGAgtgtttcttaaaaataaatattatactttctcAATttcaataagaataatattgtacatacctAACTCCATGTATATGCATCGCTCCAGCAGAAAGAAGTTTTTCAACCTCAAGAAGATTAAAAACATAGCTTTGCTCAAGATTGAGTAATGACTGAAAGTAGGCTCCTTAAATTATGTCAAATAAATGCACATAGATGATAttttagatacatattttttgcttAAACCAAAAATAGACGCTTAGAGTTAGTactacaaattgtattaattatattatattattattggtttattggtaataactaataacgttggttattaatactatgcaatatattgcttatatcggtataagtaataagtcaCGTTATTCGTTATTCGGCCACTCAAAGACTGATGGTTTGGTGGTTAGCTGTAAAAACGTGGTTAACAAGACCTTAAAGTTAAGGGGGCTTCAGCCCtagaatttttatagtaagtaaattaaaagagCAAGGCTCTGACCCCCACACCCCCCAAAACATGTTtcattaattgattataaatgtaagttgatattttattttattattatattaatataaaacaaataataaacagtgATATTGaggttaaacattaaaatatcaacatattattaagtattattttagatacaagttaaatgttcttaaaatataagtgaaaCTATGATAGTTAAaggatttttatacataattagtataatttacagCTTAAGCCTCCACTCAGTATtggcaaatttatttaaaatgtcttctTTTTTATGAACTTTGATAAAATCTCTTATGATAGATAactttgaaaatcaatttggTAACATAGTTgatcttatataaaaatataagtgtttATTCGACGCATTGCTGAGAATGTTCTTTCACAAGATGCGGAACTCTTTGGAACTGAAAGCGGTAAGTGTAGCAATTTGTTTAATCTACACAACATGATACGTCTAACACAGTTACACAGGGtcattacatacaataatttagtaaGTTCTTACtgcttgtattatatatttaagtctCTCAGTTACTATCGTTACAGCTGAAATGTCattttccaaattaaaattgttgaaaaactATCTTTGCAATTCAATTTCACAAGAAAGATTAACTGgcataagtatacttaatattgaaaaatcaaggataaatgaatttgaaaaattaataaatgacttTGTAAGTATGAAGTCTAGaaagaaaaactttttaaaaaaaaatcattgtatagttatttttttgttatttaaattttaatgtaatattttgttaaaatcaagaaaaatgaacatacctattacattttgcttaataaataaatttatttttaattaacttgacTCCCTGACTACTGAtaattgatgtattattagaaatgtgtttaaaaatctgatgaacttaatattactgatattactactataatgttagaaaaaatgttaaagcCCTAAAAATGCTGTCTTGCATTAAGGTTTACTGAAAATTAGTTGCGGCACTAACTTTTTTCATTGTGTTGGAGTGCAAGTACAGGGGTCCCATAAAATTTTTCGCATCAGGGCCCCACACGACATAGTTGCGGCactgataacataatataatatgattaatccTTAGACCTAagcaaataatattaggtgACTTAACTTAATAACTAATCATTTTGGGACTTTTATTCCATAGGACATTTTTACCAGACTTTTGTTCGGGGATTCACTGACATCTAtgctattaaacttttttattaagcTCCTAAAACATCATAAGACATCAGTACATCACTATTAAAAGACCTTTTTTATTGACCAAATTGTTGTGggatttatttaggtacttaacatttaattcgtaaaaaccaaattgtaaaataaaattaccaataaattaaatattgataagctAATAGCTTATGATTTTAAGGTCTCGTTTCCGAAATCCAAAtgcgttataattataaataggtaacatACTAACATCGCAATCCCAAATACCcaattttgtacatattatataatatgtaaattatatatataaagtaccgTCTATCGTCTATGATATTAATGCATTAccaaatactaatacaataatacaaccttattaaacttatttttataaacgcaaaattatacttttaacaatattttagctCAAAATAAGCTGGGGGTGCTAAGCGCCTAAGCACCTTCTGGCACCCCCGTGGACTGCATGTACGACAATGGcgatgttattgttttaaaacatacttttgaattttatacatttataatttatatacctagtatatacatatgtaggtAGGTtgtatcttaataatttaatgtaatgtatatattgtatataaatataatcgatGAATTGTCGTATTGaacataggttaggttagaagttaaaatacaataagtagAATGCTCACCacgtattgtaattattgtagCCCAAGCTAGCATGTTAAAATGAGATGACTTGATGACGAATACATTAGGAgtgtctatttttatttaacaagcgataaaaatgtattatatattattatggatagGTATGTGTCAAACTGGCAACTGccaagtaatatataattgtatttactatttatgcaGCTTGATAGCTAACTCATAATTGAACTacgatacatttatttataatatatattgattatatattataaagtattataaagtatattatatagtagttaAATCTCATCTGAGTTCAGAAAATAAACTGCCAGCTTCATTGACaactagtttatatatatttagcaatataaataggtatatttgtataggtattttatttaaaataatatttgtttaattaattttttttttattcagctCTAAAAAGGTgtcctaataaataattataataaaaaggtatAAAGTGGTAATGCTCTGCTGTACGTCTATACATTTGGTGACGAGTAGGTCACTTTTACAGGTgtgttgaatttgaattttaatctaattttaaagatataattcGTTTTAAACAGAAAACTTTTCTAAGCagatacgttatattatatacgttcagtgacgtagttttttttttgggggggggagcAAGGAGTGCTTGCCCCTCCAACCTCCTctgaaaattaacttttaaacaaaatttggtaatttaaaaaaactgtatattaaAGTTGTATAAGAAGTTGCATAGTattgttctatattatatcattatattattttcatttactgaaattaattacttattactacctatatggctatatacttgtatatttgaCGTTATATAATCCatgattattatgaacaattttgaaattttgccTCCCCCCCAACTAAAATTCCTAGTTACGCCACTGtattacgtttataaaaatattgtaaatatacattttttatatttttaatgagtaaattaacaacttattaagaaattataagtTCAATTTTCAAGGATTTTGAcccatttatcaatttttgctATTTAAAAACACTATTAAAGTACGCAAatataattgtctataaaaagctcaaaatgaattacaattatttgaaaattataccatttatagaaaaaatgataatataaatacttagtaaacatttaaaatggtacggctattcgtttttgaattttaagaaaataaaaaatcgctTTTGTTGAAAACTGGTTAGCGTAAAAGATTAAGAACATAATGATTTTAGAGGAATTGTAGCCTAtggttaataaaattcaaatgtgtACCATCACATATTCACATgcaaacatttgtattttattataagacacAAATACCTACGTAACCAACGTGTCAGTAAATTAGTGAAATATGAAGTTTCAAatttacatgaaataaaaataaaatcattaataaaatacacaataattagtaaataaaaatatgtgtaaattcaatattttaattaaagtaatagaTACATACAATACATGGCAATATTAAACTTGACCCGCTTTTGTTAGGGTCTTTGTAAAATaagaactaatataataactatttggagtttttttataataagtcaaagaatattttttttttcaaaacaatttttttgtaatactttatataacgTTAATATTTCTCGTTTCttgacataaataattatttaactggtatttaacaaaaaaataaatgcaaggTAACTATAAGATAAGAATAATAGTGTTAGGTAATTTTCCACACcacctttaatattaaacgacGTACAATAACATTGTccgtattgtttaataactttatgagGTAATACACGAGgcgcattttttttattttggtgtcCCCAGTAGGGCTAATCCACATCGTAAGCGAGAACGCATCATATGCAGGGACGTATTTAGGTAGAGGTTTTGGGTTGAACAGCTGAGCGGTTACCTTTCcccattttgatattaaatcgATTCGTATAAATTGACTTTGGAACTACTAATAAGTGGAATAAAAGATAGTGATGGTATGTCCACAGTACGgacagaatttattatttcgtgaTTTGTGGTTAGCCCGGTTAGATACTGTATTATCTATAGTTATCACAACGGTTCGCGacgaaaatatgaaatacagacttaattacttaaatcgtaacgtacaattttataatgtctTATGTCAAATGTGAATGTGTTGTAGTACCTATtactcataaattattgtaaataaataacataaataaaatatatcatttgtaaatcataattttacattaaactcAATGAAacgtcttataaatattttatacgagaaATGATAGTTATTGTCGTCACTCGTCAATCATAGAATAGCGATTAAACAGTGGTCTGCTGGACTGAGACAAACTTTATTTGATTGtcagtatttttttgtcataccTACGTCTACACCATGACCAATATATACTATCCTTTTTACAAGTTCTTCAAAGATCCGTTGCTTATAAAAGCTGAAATTATTTATGCTTTACAAGAATCCAGAGACAGATGTTTGCACCACAGTACAAAATTGTAAGTATTCCTTTTAAAGCCACTGTTCACAAATGAAAAGTCTACATCAtaacactaatattaataataaaaaataatctgattccattttttttttatagtctaTCAGAACTAatgataactttaaaaaatattccaccatattttgaatttgaaaatgaaattaatgaattcatACGTTTTGAGTTAGAACCAGCGTTTACAAATTTAGAAGACTATTTGGTGTATTTTAAAGCACGTGCATATTTTGATCTAGAAGATTATCCcaggtaattttaaatatctatgttacatgttaattgattttaatatattttttatatattatatctatagctGTGCACACATAgcaaaacatacaaataacaGCAAATCTATGTTTTTGCATTATATGGCTAGATATTTAAGCATTCACAATGAATGTATATATGAGCGAACTAACTTATTTGATTCGTTCAAACCAATTAATATGCGAGCATATATGGAACTATTAGATGaactattaatacttaatgtatATGGCAGTGAAGATGATTCTGATGAAGAATCTGAAGAAGAAACCCAATCTCAAGAGACATTGGATATTGACATAGTTAATCAAAAACACTCTGTACTACAGCAAGAAGATGATTCCACTCCTAAAGGAAGACGATGCAGTAGGCGACCACGTAGTTTAAGAATTGAAAAAGCCAGTACAACTACtctaggaaaaaaaaataaaattacaaaacgcAACAATACTactaaaaaagtcaaaattacAGCATTAGCTGCTCaatcagaaaataatatgtctgCTGGTGATCACAAAGAAGCTCGAATTAAACGAGAAGATCCATATTTGTTATGGCTTACAGCTGTTATGTTAAAAAGAATAGATAGATGTGATGAAGCTATAGATATATTGGTCAGAGCATTACAAATTCAACCATGTTACTGGGGTGCTTGGATAGAGTTAGCAACATTAATTAAGGACTTACATATGGTAAttactacaaatattatactagttaAATCAgactttacaataatttattttgactattCGTTGTTTAGCTTGATGCATTGAACTTACGACTTAATGAAAGTAAAGAAAATCATTGGATGCATCTTCTTTTTATTGCACATATGTATgttgattttcaaataactgATCGAgcagtaaatatatacaatgatattttgaaGTTGGGCCATACTGTTTTTCAAGATTGGCCATATCTACAAGCTCAATTAGCTATCGCACATCATAACAAGcgtggtaaatatttatttataactcatgtttatgcataaattaactttttaacatcaatttttaattttatgttcagAAATCTCGCATGCAATAGTATCATTTAAAACTGTTATGGAAATGGATCCATTCAGAATAGATAATTTAGATCTATTATCAAATCTTATGTATGTCTGTACTAGTCCTGATGAACTCGTAGTTTTATCCAAGTATGTAGCGTCTATTGACCGTTACCGTCAAGAAACTTTATGTGTCCtcggtaatatatattaataacaaatagtgtataaaatttattttttaaagcaaaatttaaaactttttgtttaattctaataaaattaattccatTTTTAAGGTAGAATATCTTAAAAGAtcttaatatcttaaatttttagttaatgttGTGTGAAAGTGCTAATTTTTTGCTTTATACCGTAACAAATGTAATCATCAACACGGTATTTAtcttatagttttgtttttagggAATATGTACAGTTTAAAATGTGATCACGCCAAAtcagttttgtattttaaaaaagctgTGAGAATTAATCCATTTAATGTAACTGCTTGGACTTTACTGGGACATGAAtacattgaaatgaaaaactcTTATGCCGCCATAATTTCATATCGTCAAGCTTTAAGTAAGTAATACTCTGTCAAGATTATGaatgataaatgtaaatcaaaaaaagtGTTTCTTCTtagattattcaaaaatatttttagttttgtataaattctTTTACAGTGgctgaatacattttatacataatagatgtgaatgtgaaataaaaacaatatagccACTTTATTGGTTGCTAATAAATCATCTtgaacatttacattttagttatttattatttaagtatattaatttactttaatatttttga includes the following:
- the LOC113552716 gene encoding probable ribonuclease ZC3H12C, producing MGKIKRKSLDSLKKLRRSKRRRSSKKFIEKKTVSKTLTMDINKPNVNVVESDEVIEDDDNSLPTDILKSMKTVSSKVTKPDIISDEIIDITNITDENIAIENFQTVDRKKTTLNIDNNDIIDITNITITCDKYENVPKQFSSDTILSDDDDDDDDSNDDGSDDDVQIIDVTNRDSIELITISDDSDEENTSNQNSIENPISSKPVDKCLDICTKSIIKSSYNSPLRNRKRRWDEENITRLDNNLGAFVIDKQKISNNKQNLSQNFITLEQKAFKISKPHVSSTVTTSNANRKLRPIVIDGLNIGHAHGSGTFSGKGIELCIQFFTDLGHTDVIAFIPQHRQGPPGSESNTILNKLVKKGQICFTPSRKVQNLRMTCHDDRIILKYAHQCGGVVVSNDNYRDLYDESEAFKEIIENRQVMVTFVRDQIIVPEDQYNRRSTIRSLSDILRFPE